One part of the Eucalyptus grandis isolate ANBG69807.140 chromosome 10, ASM1654582v1, whole genome shotgun sequence genome encodes these proteins:
- the LOC104423197 gene encoding triphosphate tunnel metalloenzyme 3 isoform X2 yields MLKSSGPAPSSLVGLVGKWRKTHQNKNLTRPLHFSTTGQASFPNPKSSSAPMEVEIKLRLPDSTAHQQLSDALSPFHVKTLAQENVFFDGEGSELVKNLAALRLRFYDLDSHCVLSLKAKPVISSGISRVEEQEESVDPSVGRACVDDPGRLLLFGSSDIIKRVREEYNVKGLVCLGGFRNVRAVYDWKGLKLELDETVYDFGTSYEIECESAEPERDKILIERFLEENGIMYSYSNVNKFAVFRSRKLPD; encoded by the exons ATGCTGAAAAGTTCAG GCCCAGCTCCTTCCTCCCTTGTTGGGTTGGTGGGAAAATGGAGGAAGACCCACCAAAACAAGAACTTGACACGCCCCCTCCATTTCAGCACCACCGGCCAAGCCTCGTTTCCAAACCCTAAGAGCTCCTCTGCTCCCATGGAGGTGGAGATCAAGCTCCGCCTCCCGGACTCCACCGCCCACCAGCAGCTCTCGGACGCCCTCTCCCCCTTCCACGTCAAGACCCTTGCCCAAGAGAACGTCTTCTTCGACGGCGAGGGGTCGGAGCTTGTCAAGAACCTCGCGGCGCTGCGCCTCCGGTTTTATGACCTTGATTCCCACTGCGTCCTCTCCCTCAAGGCCAAACCCGTTATCTCGAGCGGCATCAGCCGTGTCGAGGAGCAGGAAGAATCGGTAGACCCTTCTGTGGGCCGGGCGTGTGTCGACGATCCAGGGCGCCTTTTGTTGTTTGGTTCGTCAGATATAATCAAGAGAGTGAGGGAAGAGTATAATGTGAAGGGGTTGGTGTGTCTGGGTGGATTTAGGAATGTGAGGGCGGTGTATGACTGGAAGGGATTGAAATTGGAGCTTGATGAGACAGTATATGATTTCGGGACAAGTTACGAGATTGAATGTGAGAGCGCGGAGCCAGAGAGGGATAAGATTTTGATTGAAAGGTTCTTGGAGGAGAATGGTATAATGTATTCTTATTCAAATGTCAACAAGTTTGCAGTTTTCCGGTCAAGGAAGTTGCCTGATTGA
- the LOC104423196 gene encoding DEAD-box ATP-dependent RNA helicase 35: MSAAAGGSTVMEGEDDYVEYVPVAKRRAMEAQKILQRKGNASSLEEDHEKAKLAEVKPSLLVKATQLKRDQPEITPTEQMVQHEKEMLENLSDRKTLMSVRELAKGIIYTEPLLTGWKPSLPIRRMSRKQCDMIRKQWHIIVDGEDILPPIKNFKDMRFPDPILKMLKAKGIVQPTPIQVQGLPVVLAGRDMIGIAFTGSGKTLVFVLPMIMIALQEEMMMPIAHGEGPFGLVVCPSRELARQTYEVVEQFLVPLREAGYPELRALLCIGGVDMRSQVEVVRKGVHIVVATPGRLKDMLAKKKMNLDNCRYLTLDEADRLVDLGFEDDIREVFDHFKAQRQTLLFSATMPTKIQNFARSALVKPVTVNVGRAGAANLDVIQEVEYVKQEAKIVYLLECLQKTPPPVLIFCENKADVDDIHEYLLLKGVEAVAIHGGKDQEEREYAISSFKAGMKDVLVATDVASKGLDFPDIQHVINYDMPAEIENYVHRIGRTGRCGKTGIATTFINKNQSETTLLDLKHLLQEAKQRIPPVLAELNDPMEDIEEVANASGVKGCAYCGGLGHRIRDCPKLEHQKSMQIANSRKDYFSNGGYKGEI, translated from the exons ATGTCCGCCGCCGCGGGAGGTTCCACGGTCATGGAGGGGGAGGACGATTACGTCGAGTACGTCCCCGTCGCCAAGCGCAGGGCGATGGAAGCCCAGAAGATCCTCCAGCGCAAGGGCAACGCTTCTTCGCTCGAGGAAGACCACGAGAAGGCGAAGCTGGCGGAAGTCAAGCCTAGCCTCCTGGTGAAGGCGACGCAGTTGAAACGGGATCAGCCCGAGATTACCCCCACCGAGCAGATGGTGCAGCATGAGAAGGAGATGCTCGAGAACTTATCCGATCGCAAGACCTTGATGTCGGTCCGCGAGTTGGCCAAGGGAATCATTTACACCGAGCCGCTGCTGACTGGGTGGAAGCCATCGTTGCCGATTCGGAGGATGTCGAGGAAGCAGTGCGACATGATTCGGAAGCAGTGGCATATTATTGTTGATGGAGAGGATATCCTGCCGCCGATAAAGAATTTTAAGGATATGAGGTTCCCAGACCCTATTTTGAAGATGTTGAAAGCGAAGGGGATCGTGCAGCCGACGCCGATTCAGGTGCAGGGTCTTCCGGTGGTCTTGGCTGGCAGAGATATGATAGGGATTGCATTCACGGGGTCGGGGAAGACTTTGGTTTTCGTGTTGCCGATGATCATGATTGCTCTTCAGGAGGAGATGATGATGCCCATTGCTCATGGTGAAGGACCGTTCGGATTGGTTGTCTGCCCTTCAAGAGAGCTCGCAAGACAGACATATGAAGTTGTGGAGCAGTTTTTGGTTCCATTGAGAGAGGCCGGATATCCAGAGTTGAGGGCTCTGCTATGTATTGGCGGAGTGGATATGCGGTCGCAGGTGGAGGTTGTGAGGAAGGGAGTGCACATTGTTGTTGCTACTCCTGGTAGATTGAAGGATATGctggcaaagaaaaagatgaaccTTGATAATTGCAG GTACCTTACTTTAGATGAGGCTGACagattggtggacttgggattTGAAGATGATATAAGGGAGGTGTTCGACCACTTCAAAGCTCAACGTCAAACGCTCCTCTTTTCTGCCACTATGCCTactaaaattcagaattttgcAAGAAGTGCTCTGGTAAAGCCCGTCACGGTCAATGTGGGAAGAGCAGGTGCTGCAAATCTTGATGTCATTCAGGAGGTCGAGTATGTCAAACAGGAGGCAAAAATTGTTTACCTTCTTGAGTGCCTTCAGAAAACTCCACCCCCTGTCCTTATATTCTGTGAGAACAAGGCCGATGTGGATGACATTCATGAGTATCTACTGTTGAAAGGAGTTGAAGCAGTGGCTATTCATGGTGGCAAAGaccaggaagagagagaatatgcTATTTCATCGTTTAAGGCAGGCATGAAAGATGTCTTGGTTGCCACAGATGTTGCTTCAAAGGGGTTGGACTTTCCTGACATTCAACATGTGATCAACTATGACATGCCTGCAGAAATTGAGAACTATGTTCACAGAATTGGTCGAACAGGTCGATGTGGAAAGACGGGAATTGCTACAACTTTCATAAACAAGAACCAGAGTGAAACTACACTTCTTGATTTGAAGCACCTGTTGCAAGAAGCGAAACAGAGGATTCCTCCTGTGCTGGCTGAGCTGAATGATCCAATGGAAGACATCGAGGAAGTTGCCAATGCCAGTGGAGTGAAGGGATGTGCATATTGCGGTGGTCTTGGTCACCGTATCCGTGATTGTCCAAAGTTGGAGCATCAGAAAAGCATGCAAATTGCCAACTCCAGGAAAGATTACTTTAGTAACGGAGGATACAAAGGGGAAATTTGA
- the LOC104423197 gene encoding triphosphate tunnel metalloenzyme 3 isoform X1 — MLKSSAVAGPAPSSLVGLVGKWRKTHQNKNLTRPLHFSTTGQASFPNPKSSSAPMEVEIKLRLPDSTAHQQLSDALSPFHVKTLAQENVFFDGEGSELVKNLAALRLRFYDLDSHCVLSLKAKPVISSGISRVEEQEESVDPSVGRACVDDPGRLLLFGSSDIIKRVREEYNVKGLVCLGGFRNVRAVYDWKGLKLELDETVYDFGTSYEIECESAEPERDKILIERFLEENGIMYSYSNVNKFAVFRSRKLPD; from the exons ATGCTGAAAAGTTCAG CTGTAGCAGGCCCAGCTCCTTCCTCCCTTGTTGGGTTGGTGGGAAAATGGAGGAAGACCCACCAAAACAAGAACTTGACACGCCCCCTCCATTTCAGCACCACCGGCCAAGCCTCGTTTCCAAACCCTAAGAGCTCCTCTGCTCCCATGGAGGTGGAGATCAAGCTCCGCCTCCCGGACTCCACCGCCCACCAGCAGCTCTCGGACGCCCTCTCCCCCTTCCACGTCAAGACCCTTGCCCAAGAGAACGTCTTCTTCGACGGCGAGGGGTCGGAGCTTGTCAAGAACCTCGCGGCGCTGCGCCTCCGGTTTTATGACCTTGATTCCCACTGCGTCCTCTCCCTCAAGGCCAAACCCGTTATCTCGAGCGGCATCAGCCGTGTCGAGGAGCAGGAAGAATCGGTAGACCCTTCTGTGGGCCGGGCGTGTGTCGACGATCCAGGGCGCCTTTTGTTGTTTGGTTCGTCAGATATAATCAAGAGAGTGAGGGAAGAGTATAATGTGAAGGGGTTGGTGTGTCTGGGTGGATTTAGGAATGTGAGGGCGGTGTATGACTGGAAGGGATTGAAATTGGAGCTTGATGAGACAGTATATGATTTCGGGACAAGTTACGAGATTGAATGTGAGAGCGCGGAGCCAGAGAGGGATAAGATTTTGATTGAAAGGTTCTTGGAGGAGAATGGTATAATGTATTCTTATTCAAATGTCAACAAGTTTGCAGTTTTCCGGTCAAGGAAGTTGCCTGATTGA
- the LOC104423195 gene encoding uncharacterized protein LOC104423195, producing the protein MERTSAELEGYSLSRKNRSKFEPFEPSSSTEVGKAIEPSNMEGPSSEVPSSGLGALVIKDAVRSLSTPQRSDPCTELQRKKRAFRVADIKVFNERLKILEEENNSVKRTFFEAVKDRKRLAEEIYEQFWIIDRSLHSRDQFQGTYASSVVSNTKDLETRRTGTGLSLVLCQYSNPLVLSKECRTRVPIHRSNT; encoded by the exons ATGGAGAGGACTTCAGCTGAACTAGAGGGCTACTCATTATCAAGGAAGAATCGTTCAAAGTTTGAGCCTTTCGAGCCTTCAAGCAGTACAG AGGTAGGAAAGGCGATAGAGCCAAGCAATATGGAGGGACCTAGCAGCGAAGTTCCATCCTCTGGTTTGGGGGCTTTGGTTATTAAGGACGCAGTTAGGAGTTTATCGACTCCTCAAAGAAGTGACCCATGCACTGAGTTACAGCGGAAAAAAAGGGCATTTCGGGTCGCTGATATCAAAGTATTCAATGAGCGACTAAAgattcttgaagaagaaaataatagtgTCAAAAGGACATTCTTTGAGGCAGTGAAGGATCGAAAACGGTTGGCAGAAGAGATATATGAGCAATTCTGGATCATAGATCGCTCTCTACATTCTAGAGACCAGTTTCAAGGAACCTACGCTTCTTCAGTTGTCAGCAATACCAAG GACTTGGAGACCAGAAGAACTGGGACAGGCCTCTCACTAGTTCTCTGTCAGTATTCAAATCCGCTTGTGTTGAGCAAAGAATGTAGAACTAGAGTACCAATCCACCGAAGCAACACATGA